Proteins co-encoded in one alpha proteobacterium HIMB5 genomic window:
- a CDS encoding Mannosyl-glycoprotein endo-beta-N-acetylglucosaminidase (PFAM: Mannosyl-glycoprotein endo-beta-N-acetylglucosaminidase): MKKIKFINFNYKKKTTETIYLFGNRVTGTIGRTLISCILILSFFYIAPIVVNFVDEDILTNEFKNNSRKIMVYKLDGKSSNEKDELSDNDEIFNEKDLLSDILTLNDFENDSIRLSASTIKQLFEDTNYSLSDVRKNKLVKPVALTWLPHEIKKIENTNKRKELFLQIVLPLVLEENNKIKLDRIKLFSIINKSSNSEVEKKWLNKKYKQYGVNSKDLSTLKIRMDEIPTSLALAQAAKETGWGTSRFALEGNALFGQWTWSGEGLKPKDSDSSEGHKVMKFNILQASVRAYQRNLNTHKSYKEFRKARAELRSQGKELDSMILSEHLDKYAETGTKYVEILQKIIEQNNLKDFDDAKLLPSSKKLESLI, from the coding sequence ATGAAAAAGATAAAGTTTATAAATTTCAACTATAAAAAAAAAACAACTGAAACAATTTACTTATTTGGAAATAGAGTAACAGGAACTATTGGACGAACTTTAATTTCATGTATCTTAATTTTATCATTTTTTTATATTGCTCCTATTGTTGTTAATTTTGTAGATGAAGACATACTTACTAATGAGTTTAAAAATAATTCTAGAAAAATTATGGTTTATAAACTTGATGGTAAAAGCAGTAATGAAAAAGACGAATTAAGTGATAATGATGAAATTTTTAACGAAAAAGATTTGTTATCGGATATTTTAACATTAAATGATTTTGAAAATGACTCAATTCGTTTAAGCGCATCAACCATAAAACAATTATTTGAAGATACAAACTATAGTTTAAGTGATGTGAGAAAAAATAAATTAGTTAAGCCAGTTGCACTTACTTGGCTACCACATGAAATAAAGAAAATTGAAAATACAAACAAAAGAAAAGAATTATTTCTTCAAATTGTATTACCTTTGGTTTTAGAAGAAAATAATAAAATTAAGTTAGATAGGATAAAGCTGTTTAGTATAATTAATAAATCTAGTAATTCAGAAGTTGAAAAAAAATGGTTAAATAAAAAGTACAAGCAATATGGTGTAAATTCAAAAGATCTATCAACATTAAAAATTAGAATGGATGAAATACCTACTTCATTAGCTTTGGCACAAGCTGCTAAAGAAACTGGATGGGGAACTTCTAGATTTGCTTTAGAAGGGAATGCTTTGTTTGGACAATGGACATGGTCTGGAGAAGGATTAAAGCCAAAAGATTCAGACTCATCAGAGGGTCACAAAGTAATGAAATTTAACATTTTACAAGCTTCTGTTAGAGCATATCAAAGAAATTTGAATACACATAAATCATACAAAGAGTTTAGAAAAGCAAGAGCTGAATTAAGATCACAGGGTAAAGAATTAGATAGTATGATTTTATCTGAACATCTAGATAAGTATGCAGAAACGGGTACAAAATATGTTGAAATTTTACAAAAAATTATTGAGCAAAATAATCTAAAAGATTTTGATGACGCAAAGCTTTTACCATCAAGCAAAAAATTAGAGAGTTTAATTTAA
- a CDS encoding NifU family protein,scaffold protein, Nfu/NifU family (PFAM: Scaffold protein Nfu/NifU N terminal; NifU-like domain) → MFVQTENTPNPNSLKFLPGKKVSNNGSFEITKKGNINNDLIRNLLSINGVEGVFLGEDFISVNKKDNINWEEIKHIVISFINDFYSDGKEFVIDKNLDEKISNFSEIEKNIIKILDQKIRPAVAKDGGDIKFKEFKDGIVRVQLQGSCSGCPSSTMTLKQGVQNLLKHYIKEVKEVEAV, encoded by the coding sequence ATGTTTGTCCAAACAGAAAATACACCTAATCCTAATTCTCTAAAGTTTTTACCAGGAAAAAAAGTTTCTAATAATGGATCTTTTGAGATCACAAAAAAAGGAAATATTAACAATGATTTGATAAGAAATTTATTGTCAATAAATGGTGTTGAGGGAGTATTTTTAGGTGAAGATTTTATATCGGTAAATAAAAAAGATAATATCAATTGGGAAGAAATAAAACATATTGTTATTTCTTTTATCAATGATTTTTATTCAGATGGTAAAGAATTTGTTATTGATAAAAATTTAGATGAAAAAATTTCAAATTTTTCTGAAATTGAAAAAAATATTATAAAAATTCTAGATCAGAAAATTAGACCAGCTGTTGCCAAAGATGGTGGTGATATAAAATTTAAAGAATTTAAAGATGGGATTGTAAGAGTTCAATTACAAGGAAGTTGCTCAGGATGTCCAAGCTCTACGATGACTTTAAAGCAGGGAGTTCAAAATTTACTAAAACATTATATTAAAGAGGTTAAAGAGGTAGAAGCAGTATAA
- a CDS encoding transcriptional regulator, Fur family (PFAM: Ferric uptake regulator family) produces MSETIEEKCLLKGVKLTDQRRVIAQVMSKSTDHPDVDELYKRVSKIDSKISIATVYRTVKLFEESGILTKHEFKGDKARYEELNEGHHDHLIDVKTGEIIEFVDDEIEKLQQKVAKKYGYKLVDHKLELYGVKINSKKS; encoded by the coding sequence ATGTCAGAAACCATTGAAGAAAAATGTTTATTAAAAGGGGTAAAACTTACAGATCAGAGACGTGTAATAGCTCAAGTTATGTCAAAATCAACAGATCACCCAGATGTTGACGAACTATATAAAAGAGTTTCAAAAATAGACTCAAAAATTAGTATTGCTACAGTTTATAGGACTGTAAAACTTTTTGAGGAAAGTGGAATTTTGACAAAACATGAATTTAAAGGAGACAAAGCTAGATACGAGGAATTAAACGAAGGTCACCATGATCATTTAATCGATGTAAAAACCGGAGAGATTATTGAATTTGTTGATGATGAAATAGAAAAATTGCAACAAAAAGTTGCCAAGAAGTACGGTTACAAATTAGTAGATCATAAATTAGAGTTATATGGAGTAAAAATTAACTCAAAAAAATCATGA
- a CDS encoding peptidase, M22 family (PFAM: Glycoprotease family): MTKLIIDVANEKIFLMFINKDNIHKVEHENSKINYEKLSILINEFLEKHKKNLNNISEIYVNRGPGSFAGIRNSLSTVKAINLVNNTDYFCFSFNDFRKEDDVRYENIPDLCKKYKIKKNLINPDYSG, translated from the coding sequence ATGACAAAACTAATAATTGATGTCGCAAATGAGAAAATTTTTTTAATGTTCATCAATAAAGATAATATTCATAAAGTTGAACATGAAAATAGTAAAATTAACTACGAAAAATTATCAATCCTGATTAATGAATTTTTAGAGAAACATAAAAAAAATTTAAATAATATCTCCGAAATATATGTAAATAGAGGTCCAGGTAGTTTTGCAGGTATCAGAAATTCTTTATCAACTGTAAAAGCAATAAATTTGGTTAATAATACAGATTATTTTTGTTTTAGTTTTAATGATTTTAGAAAAGAAGATGATGTTAGATATGAAAATATTCCAGATTTATGTAAAAAATATAAGATTAAAAAAAATTTGATTAATCCTGATTATTCAGGTTAA
- a CDS encoding PhoH-like protein (PFAM: PhoH-like protein) yields MSNTIKKDIQSSLKFVYSENNSLSVIFHENDLLMGVVGEFNKNLKELEKLTGASIYSRGNSILIKSTPDKNEIVKNAIQFLANQFINNESIEQKDIISSIDQFMINEKVKNTNVTDIIKTPKKSIIPRSEKQKEYVRALRQSEIIISAGPAGTGKTFLAVAIGLTMLLEKKIERIILSRPAVEAGERLGFLPGDMKEKVDPYLRPLYDSLYDLFHFEKIQRMIEIGDIEIAPLAFMRGRTLKNSFAILDEAQNATETQIKMFLTRIGENSKIVVNGDPSQIDLPNKNMSGLNRSKKILSHLSEISVVDFDHSDVVRHPLVSKIVKAYNNNDQS; encoded by the coding sequence TTGAGTAATACAATTAAAAAAGATATCCAATCTTCTTTAAAATTTGTTTATTCAGAAAATAATTCTCTGAGTGTAATTTTTCATGAAAATGACTTGTTAATGGGTGTAGTTGGTGAGTTTAATAAAAATTTGAAAGAGTTGGAAAAGCTTACTGGAGCAAGTATTTATTCTAGAGGAAATTCAATATTAATTAAATCAACACCTGATAAAAATGAAATAGTAAAAAATGCAATTCAATTTTTAGCAAATCAATTTATTAACAACGAGAGTATTGAACAAAAAGATATTATATCTTCTATAGATCAATTTATGATTAATGAAAAAGTAAAAAATACTAATGTTACTGATATTATAAAAACACCAAAAAAATCAATTATTCCAAGATCTGAGAAACAGAAAGAATACGTAAGAGCTCTAAGACAGAGTGAAATAATTATTTCTGCAGGCCCAGCCGGTACAGGAAAAACTTTCTTAGCTGTGGCGATAGGATTAACAATGCTATTAGAAAAGAAAATAGAGAGAATTATACTATCTAGACCAGCTGTTGAAGCTGGAGAGAGATTGGGTTTTTTGCCTGGAGACATGAAAGAAAAAGTTGATCCATATTTAAGACCTTTATATGATTCACTTTACGATCTTTTTCATTTTGAAAAAATTCAAAGAATGATTGAAATAGGAGATATAGAAATTGCCCCTCTTGCATTTATGAGAGGAAGAACTTTAAAGAATTCATTTGCTATTTTAGATGAGGCACAAAATGCTACAGAAACTCAAATAAAAATGTTTCTCACAAGAATAGGTGAAAATTCAAAAATTGTAGTTAACGGAGACCCGTCTCAAATTGATCTGCCCAATAAAAATATGTCAGGCTTGAATAGATCCAAAAAGATACTATCTCATTTAAGTGAAATTTCAGTTGTTGATTTTGATCATTCAGATGTTGTAAGACACCCTCTAGTCTCTAAAATTGTTAAAGCATATAACAATAATGATCAAAGTTAA
- a CDS encoding tRNA-N(6)-(isopentenyl)adenosine-37 thiotransferase enzyme MiaB (PFAM: TRAM domain; Radical SAM superfamily; Uncharacterized protein family UPF0004~TIGRFAM: tRNA-N(6)-(isopentenyl)adenosine-37 thiotransferase enzyme MiaB; radical SAM methylthiotransferase, MiaB/RimO family), which produces MKKIFIKTFGCQMNEYDSNRIFDTVKKIGFEKTDVLEETDCYLLNTCHIRDKAKEKVYHDIGRIKKSFRSKKKPFVIIAGCVAQAENEEMLKREPYIDLVIGPQAYHKINSRIEEYFKKQKKLEETDFDAEAKFNYLNQIKNSSSKVSSFLTIQEGCDKFCHFCVVPYTRGPEYSRSFNEIIDEAKNLSFNGVKEITLLGQNVNAYKYDNYRLSDLILEIEKIPEIKRIRYTTSHPRDMTDDLIEVYGISKKLMPLVHLPVQSGSDKVLKLMNRKHLISDYLETYERLKKINSKIEFSSDFIIAYPGEEEKDFNETFELIKKIKFINSFSFIFSPRPGTVASNLELINKEISKERLEKVQKQLFEHQILMNKSLENQEIDVLVENKTEENNKFFGRSEYMTSVIFDGNDEDVGQVIKVKINNSNQNTLFGEKVRKSEQKVA; this is translated from the coding sequence ATGAAGAAAATTTTTATTAAGACATTTGGTTGTCAAATGAATGAATACGATTCTAATCGTATATTTGACACTGTAAAAAAAATTGGTTTTGAAAAAACAGATGTGCTTGAAGAAACAGATTGTTATCTATTAAATACATGTCACATTAGAGATAAAGCTAAAGAAAAAGTTTATCATGATATTGGAAGAATAAAGAAAAGTTTCAGATCAAAAAAAAAACCTTTCGTAATTATAGCAGGATGTGTTGCACAAGCTGAGAATGAAGAAATGCTAAAAAGAGAACCATATATTGATTTGGTTATCGGGCCACAGGCGTATCATAAAATTAATTCAAGAATTGAGGAATACTTTAAAAAACAAAAAAAATTAGAGGAAACAGATTTTGATGCTGAAGCAAAATTTAATTATCTAAATCAAATTAAAAATAGTTCAAGCAAAGTATCTTCATTTTTAACAATTCAGGAGGGATGTGATAAATTCTGTCATTTTTGTGTGGTACCTTATACACGTGGTCCAGAATATTCTAGATCCTTTAATGAAATTATAGATGAAGCTAAAAATTTGTCTTTTAATGGAGTTAAGGAAATTACTCTGCTTGGACAAAATGTTAATGCTTACAAATATGATAATTATAGATTATCTGATTTAATTCTTGAAATTGAGAAAATTCCAGAAATAAAAAGAATTAGATATACAACATCTCATCCAAGAGACATGACTGATGATTTAATTGAAGTTTACGGGATTTCTAAAAAATTGATGCCATTAGTTCACTTACCTGTTCAAAGTGGATCTGATAAAGTTCTAAAATTAATGAATAGAAAACATTTGATAAGCGATTACCTCGAGACTTATGAAAGATTAAAAAAAATAAATTCTAAAATAGAATTTTCTAGTGATTTTATAATTGCATATCCTGGTGAAGAAGAAAAAGATTTTAATGAAACTTTTGAATTAATTAAAAAAATTAAATTTATCAATTCGTTTTCTTTTATTTTCAGTCCTAGACCAGGAACCGTAGCGTCTAATTTAGAATTAATTAATAAAGAAATTTCAAAAGAAAGATTAGAAAAAGTCCAAAAACAATTATTTGAACATCAAATTTTAATGAATAAATCTTTAGAAAATCAGGAAATTGATGTTTTGGTTGAAAATAAAACTGAAGAAAATAACAAGTTTTTTGGTAGATCTGAGTACATGACTTCAGTTATATTTGATGGTAATGATGAAGATGTAGGACAAGTGATAAAAGTAAAAATTAACAATAGTAATCAAAACACATTGTTTGGTGAAAAAGTAAGAAAATCGGAACAAAAAGTAGCTTAA
- a CDS encoding Polysaccharide deacetylase (PFAM: Polysaccharide deacetylase) translates to MYHRFNENKYPSTNIRMNVFDEQMQMIKNLGYKFYDPKLFEEEFNISKKEKKILISIDDGFSSFYNEAWPYLKKNNIPFILFVSTEPVGKNGYMTWEQIIEIEKSPLGTIGHHSHTHEYLIDFSNDDFINDIETANKIFKEKLGYIPTIFSYPFGEYSKFMKDYISENFNIAFGQHSGVIDLNKDKYELPRFPINEKYGDLKRFKSVINYNPLEYKSIKPEEKKINNNSNPPELLVEFFDEQKNINNISCYSNDGGNWKKTNSTFENNIMKIKFEDKFLPRRGRINCSLNDKGKWRWFGTQFTVRN, encoded by the coding sequence ATGTATCATCGATTTAATGAAAACAAATATCCTTCAACAAACATCAGAATGAATGTGTTTGATGAACAAATGCAAATGATTAAAAATCTTGGATATAAATTTTATGATCCCAAGCTTTTTGAAGAAGAATTTAATATAAGTAAAAAAGAAAAAAAAATATTGATCTCAATTGATGACGGTTTTAGTTCGTTCTACAATGAGGCATGGCCATATTTAAAAAAAAATAATATTCCATTTATTTTATTTGTTTCAACTGAACCAGTTGGAAAAAATGGTTACATGACATGGGAACAAATTATAGAAATTGAAAAATCACCCTTAGGCACAATTGGACATCATTCTCATACTCATGAATACCTAATTGATTTTAGTAATGATGATTTTATAAATGATATTGAAACTGCTAATAAAATTTTTAAAGAAAAACTTGGCTATATTCCCACCATATTTTCTTATCCCTTTGGAGAATATTCAAAATTTATGAAAGATTATATCTCAGAAAACTTTAATATTGCTTTTGGACAACATTCTGGGGTAATTGATTTGAATAAAGATAAATACGAACTACCAAGATTTCCCATTAATGAAAAATATGGTGACTTAAAAAGATTTAAATCTGTCATAAATTATAACCCTCTTGAATATAAATCTATTAAACCAGAAGAAAAAAAAATAAATAATAACTCTAACCCTCCCGAATTATTAGTTGAGTTTTTTGATGAACAAAAAAATATAAATAATATTTCTTGTTATTCTAATGATGGTGGTAATTGGAAAAAAACAAATTCTACTTTTGAAAATAATATAATGAAGATAAAATTTGAAGATAAGTTTTTACCGAGACGAGGAAGAATTAATTGCTCGTTAAATGATAAAGGTAAATGGAGATGGTTTGGAACTCAATTTACTGTAAGAAATTAA